A stretch of DNA from Nitrospinota bacterium:
GGCCGTGGAAGAAGGGAAGAGGAGCCAACTTATTAAAGAACTTGGAGAAGCGAAGGAAGAGGAATATGCCTCCTTCCGCTTCTACTCAGACTTGTCGGTAATTTCAGGAACAATGGAAGGAGAGCTTCAAGTTAGCATAGTGTAAGCAATTGCTTCTTACAAAATTTTTATTTCTACACAATTAGGAGGGTAATGTTGTGAGTGAGACCGATCTTGCTAAAGCCGCGCATAATGTCATTCGAAATTCTTTGAGGGTCCGAAAAGGAGAACAAGTTGTAGTTGTTATTGAAGAAGATAGGATTGAAATAGCCAAAGCCCTTATTGTTCCTGTTATGGAGCAAGGCGCGCAGATTACTTTTTTACCAATATTTAATGAGTGGCGCGATTTCCATAGGCAATTGGAAAAGCCTCTTGAACTTACTATTTCTTCACAGAACACGCTAAAATCAGCAGATGTGATTATTTCCATAATAGAAGCTAATGTAGGTGAAGTGGGATTCCGCAAAAATATTTTACAATATGCACAAAGTCAGCCTTGTCGGATTGCTCATATGCCAGGTGTTACGGTGGAAGATTTCCGTGATTATCTGAAATTTGATTTCACAACCATATGGAAGAAGGGTGAATTACTTAAAAGCTTACTAGTAAAACATGTTGGAAAAGTTATGCATATTAAGACAGATTTCGGAACAGATATCAAGCTTAAAATATCTGATAAGATTCATATTAGTTCGGGTATTATTGATTCACCCCACCGTTTCGGAAACCTTCCTGCCGGAGAGGTTTACTTTGTACCTGAAAAGAATTCTGCAAACGGCCATGTTGTTATTGATTTGGCTAGGCCAGGTCGTGTTCTTGAGGGTGAGGATACTGTCGAATTTGATGTAAAAGATGGTCTTATAGAACCTATCTCTGGTCAACCTTATAATGCATGGCCTGAGTTCAAAGAAGTACTATCACGTCGAGGAGCTAATGTATTAGCAGAGGTAGGTATTGGTCTTAATGAAGATATTAAATCGCCAACGGGTCGGGATCTAATTGACGAGAAAATGGCAAAAACCATGCATTTTGGTATTGGTGATAATGTAATCTTCGGTGGATGGAACGAATCGGAGGTTCATCTTGACCTAGTTTTTTCTAAACCAACCGTACGCATTGATAATGAAGTAATAATGTCTGAGGGTAAAATAGAAGGTATTTAAACCAAAGTTTTATAACGTTGATGTGTCTTCAGAAAATTTATCTTGGTAATTACTTCTTGACCAATGCTACCAATGCTAAGGGAAAAAATATCCTAATAAACCAAATAAAGGGAGCAGAGAAGTTAACATCACCATTACTCAGTCTACCACCATACCACTCCGGAATTGTCAATGCTCTGCTCATAGAACCTACTCTTAAAGTAGTTTACCCAGTTGGCTCGATTGGGCAGTTAGTGACCTGCCCCCATTCATTGTACCACCTTCAGAGTTAGAGTTCTATGCGTGGAACGTCACCCAAGTATAGAGGGTTTGATTATCCCAGGTAATCTTAACTCTGGGCATCCAACCGAAAAGTTCATATTTCAACAGTCATTGCCCCTGGAGGCAGAGGAGTGTGGGGGGCAACTACATCGTGATATATGCACTTTGAGCCTGGTTCAACGTGCCAATGCTTTGCTTGCTCTCAGCTTAAGCTGCGATAGCTCCTCGTGCAGCTTATTGTCGATACTTGTCAACACGGCGCATCCCTCAACTGCCTCAAGGAATTGAAATATACTGAGGCCGTATATTAAAAAAGTGTATAACCTCGAATGGGTATCGTCGATCGGGCCTGTGGCAATAGTAATCCTCTGGTCGTCTATGCGCACGTAAAAACCAGAGAACCCGGCTACTGGGTTTCCATGCTTCACTTGAGAGAGCACCCTGAACGTATTGAGTTGGGATTCTTTCATTGTTGGGTCATGGACGTATACCTCTTCAATTTTGCTCTTAACCGTCCATGGTTGGCGGGTTTCTGAATTATGTTCCAGCCATTTAGTAGCACGCTCTACCTTATCACCGATGTACAGGATATCCAGTCTTAGCTCGAACTGTGATAGTGCAATGATGGCCGCTTCTGCATGAAGGCCATGCTCAAGGAGGATTTCAATAGCAGCCTGAGAGCTTATGATACGAGAAAGAATCATTAACTGAACTGCATAAATTTTATTTGCTGTGGGACCTTCAGAGCTATTGGAAATGGAACAGAGATGGTCATTACAATACTTTCTGGCAATCTGCGAAATTTCGAGAAGCTCGTTTAGCTGCTCGGTCATTATCAACGGCTCTAATAGCTAGGCTTTTCTTATAGGTTTGCAAACCTTACAACGTTGTGCTTAATCACGCAAGCGTTTGTCCCGACCTTGTAAGAAGCATGCCGCCCCACCCGTCCCTTTTTATGAGGCAGCCTAGAAGGTATAATGTAACAACATGGCGATCGAAAGGGCATGGCTTTCCCCTGAGCCGGAAACCTTTTGCGCCGGGGTCCGGGGCGACCCCGACTACCCGGGGATGCGGACCGGGAGTCGCAAGCGACCTTTGGTCGGCCCGACTACCCGGTTTTATGCGGACAGGGATAAACCCTGTCCCTACAGGGTCTGTCTCAATGTAGGGACGCCCCTTGTGGGTGTCCGGCCTTTAGGACAGGAAGTTGTGCCGGGGTGCTGCAGGTCCGCCTGAGGCGGATGAACCTGTCCAGGCCTACGTGCGCCAGACGTTGCCGCACGCGGAGCAGTGGTAGCAGCCTATCGCTTCGCGGTACTCCGGGTTGGGGGCGGAGCACAAGGTGCAGGCCGTGCCGGCTTCGCCGGCGGGGGGCGCGTCGGGTTTCGGGGGCGGCTCCGAGCCAGCTTCGCTGGCGGGGGGCGCGTCTGGTTTCGGGGACGGCTCCGAGCCGGGGAAGAGCTTTACTACATTTTGGGCCTTTAAGCCCTTCGTGTCTTCGATAACCTCGAACTCCACGGCTTGCCCTTCGGCCAAAGTCTTAAAGCCCTCGTCTTGGATAGCCGAGAAGTGGACGAAGACGTCCGGCCCTTCCTCACGTTCTATGAAGCCAAACCCTTTGCCCTCGTTAAACCACTTTACAGTTCCTTTCTCCATTGCGTATCACCTCCTTTCCTTAAGCATTTTTGAAACGAGACGGACCGGAGGGCGATAAAAAAACCGCACGGCGTACAACAGACGCCTGTGCGGTGGCCTGTCGTTCCTACCAAGTCTATCTCTTACAAACATCATAATAGCGCACGAGGCGGCACAAAGCAATAATTATTTTTGGGTCTTAGGTGCTAATATTTCCCAGGTAATCTTAACTCTGGCCATCCAACCGAAAAATTCATATTTCATCAGAAATTGCCCCTGAGGCCCACCTTGTGGCCTCCAAGCCGTAATCCCGAAGGCCCCAGTGGGGGGGCGAGGTTACAGCGCATTGGACCGACTCATCCTCCAGGGGGACGTGAAGTGGGTTGGCTTACGCGGATGTTCGGTCCCCCTTGACTGGCGATGGCGGCGTGGTAAGCTTCCCCAAGGTTCAGGATTGAGGAGGTCACCATGCTCATCGCCACTCGGTGCAAGAAAGATGGGGAGCCAGTTTGTCTCAATGACGATGTCCGGGACCGGCATAAATGGGAGCTCCTCGGAACAGCCTCTCACGATAGACCCATGTCGGATGACCTCAATGCCATCTGTGAGGCTTGTGACGATTGGGACCCAATCCATAAAAAGCCGGAGAGCCGCATCTTCTACGCCTGCGACGTCGTGGACACACCAATTTGCCCCCACCACGAGGTGATCCTTGCCTTTGTCGAGTCGGAGGATGCCTACATTACCCGCTTCGATGACCTCTGCCGCCCCTGCCGCCTCTTCCATCCCCCGCAAGGCGTCTAATAAGGCGTTACCTTGGGCCATCATCGCTTGCCCCCTGTAGGGACACAGCCTTTATGGCTGTCCGGCCTTTCGTCCTTCTAACCCGCGGACAGGGTAAACCCTGTCCCTACATCAAACAAAAAAATCGCCCCTCATTCGGGAAGTACGGGAAGTGCGTGACGACAGGGCTGGCTGTTCTTTGGTATTAAAGATGTAGGGACAGCCTTTAGGCTGTCCGGGTTTTCTTTGCGGACAGGGCAAACCCTGTCCCTACAGGGTTTGTTGGTGTCGGGTGCTGCAGGCAGCCTTTGGCTGGGTCGCAAGTCCGCCTCAGGCGGAGTCGGCCCTGTCCCTACACGAGCGCAAAACCATGTAGGGACAACCTTTATGGCTGTCCGGCCTTTATGGCATTAAGGTCTGCTGGGTGGTGTCGGGGTCCGGGGGTCGCAAGCGACCTTTGGTCGCCCGACTACCCTTAGTGCGGAGGCAATCCATGTCGCCAGGTATCGTCCAGCCTCAGCTGTTCACAAATAGGAGAGGCACCCCCTTTGGCTCTTCGACCTCCTTGACGGGCCGATTTTCCGCGATTTTCCGCGATTTTCCGAATACAAAACCTCTGCAGGGCTGGCCGAACGGGTTAGATTTTTGGTACAATGCTTCTGCTATGGTGCGGGTGGAGCATACCGATGGGGATGAGCGGGACCTGATGCCCGAGAGGTTCGTCCTGGCCGGGCGAGACCTGGAGGTGGAGGCGGTCATAGACCGCTGGTTCGGCCCGGTCTACACCTACTTCACGGTGCGGGCGTCCGATGGCCGCACCTACAGGCTCAAGCACGACCGGTCGGAAGATAGCTGGGAGCTCCTCTTCACTGAAACCGACGCCCCGGAGCCGCCGGCCCCCACCTGGCCCTTCACCCGCCCCCAAGGGTCCCGTCCGGGTTGAGACCGGCTGGGCTCCTACTGGCGTTCTCTCTCCCAGGGTTGACAACCCCCGCCGCCAACCTATAATGATTTTTGGAATAGCCGGTTAGGCCATAGGTGCCGAAGTGGCGGAAATGGCAGACGCGCCATCTTGAGGGGGTGGTGGGCTACGCCCGTGGGGGTTCGAATCCCCCCTTCGGCACCATTTTTGAGTTTTTTAGTATGGAGGAACGGCCGCCCTCTCTGGGGGCGATTTTTTTATGGCGGCCTACGCCCCGTATCTCTTCAGCCGCTCGGCGTGGGCCAGAAGCTGGGGCATGAGCTCCACTCCCCTAAACCGTCCCAGGCTGCCCGTGGCGCAGGCCCGCTCGGTGAAGTTCGGCAGGCCGTCGGCCCGGCAGGTGGGCGACCAGATGAGCGCCGGTACGGGGTGCCAGCTGTGGGTGCGTAGCTTGGACGGGGTCGAGTGATCGCCGGTTACGGCGACGGCCGCGAAGGCCTCAAGCGGGATGGTGGGGATGAGGGCGTCCACCTCCTCGATGACCCGGACCTTGGCATCGAAGTCACCGTCCTCGCCCCGGCTGTCGGTCGGCTTGACGTGACAGAAGAAGAAATTATAGCGATCGAGCGCGTCGCCCAATGCCTCGAAGACCTCCTCGGTCCGCTCCAGCCCCTCGATGACATCCATCCCCACGAGGCGGGCCAGCCCCTTGTACATCGGGTAGGTGGCGATGGCGACGGGGTTTAGCTTGAAGACCTCCTGCATCTGGGGGAGTGTGGGCTTCCTGGCCGCTCCCCGCATGATGATGGCGTTGGCCGGATGATCGTCGGCTAGAATTTCGGCGGCCTGGCGGGTGAGCTCGTTTAGCGCTTCCGCAGTCCGGGCGGCCTCGGGGCTTCCATCGGTCGGGATGGCGGCCAACGGCGGGAGCCCTGTGCTTTGTGGGTCGGTGCCGGTGACGGCATCGCTCAGGCCCTGGCCCCGAAGCACCACCGCCGCCCGGTGCTCCTTCTCCGGCCGGACGTAGACCTCTACTCCCTCGATGGCGACGGCTTTCTCCAGCTTCTTACAGAGCTCCGCGCATCGGCTGGTCTCAATGCGTCCCGCCCGGCGGTCGATGATGGCCCCGGCCTCGTCGCTCGTCGCGAAGTTCATCCGGATGCCGATGTCATCGGGCTCCATGGGGAAATTCACCCCCGCGCATGAGAGCGCCCCCCGCCCTATCAGGTGGGTGAATGGGTCGTAGCCGAAGAGCGCCAGGTGGCCGGGCCCGCTGCCGGGCGTGATGCCCGGGGCCACGGGGTCCATGAGGCCTAGGCTCGAGTCCGCCGCGAGGGCGTCGAGGTTGGGTGTGTTGGCCGCCTCGAGCTCGGTGGGGCCGCCCGGCCCCATGGCGAGCCCGCCCAGCCCGTCGAGCACGAGCAGGAGGATTTTCCGGTCGTTCTCTTCGGCCAGCTCCTGGAGAATCCGAAGGTCCATGGGCCACGCTCCTCTCGGGCGGGAAGGCTCTGTACTCTTACACCTCTTCCGGAGGGGTTGTCAATGGGCCGGAGCTTATGGCTGGATGTCGCGGGCGGTCGGCTCCAGGGGCCGGATGCGCGTGGCCCCGGCCTAATCGCTTGCAAAATATTATCTCTTATGCTATTGTTGTTTCAATGAGTTCGCCTGTAATGCTTAAGAGAAATTCTAGTAATTCGTGTCGAGGCGTGCCCGGTCGGCCCTTTGAGAAGGGCGCCTGGGAGCGGCGGGTCGTCGGGCGAGCGCGCGAGGCGGTCTCGGTCCTGCTTCGATCCAATCGCGGCACGGTTGCTGGAGGCGACGGCCTAGATGCCGCTGTCGGCGCGGTTCTTCTGGCTGCCTCAGTTGTTTTGGGCGAGCGCTTCCTGGATGGAGAAAACTCCTCCTCCCCCCTCCGAGATTTTTTGGAAGACGGTCTCCGGAAGGTTGAAGGCGCGCGCCTCCGGGCGATCTTGCGCGAGGCGGCGGGTCGCCACTCAATTCTGTCCGAGGGTCTTTTGGGTAGGGGGCGGAAGCTTTTTCTTCACGAGAGCCTATCTCAAGAAGCATCTGCCCGGCTACTCTCGTTCCTCGACGCCGTGGTCGCAGAGGAGGCGGCCCACGATGAGTGGGCAGCCCTTCGGTTGCTTGGGACCATCTACGAGGCGTCCCTTGGATGGGAGGCGAGCGAGGCCGGTCTGGCTCGAAACACTGAGCGTGTTAAGGCCCTGGGGGCTGTCTACACTCCATCGGGCGTGGCGGGGCTAATCGTCGAGGCGACGCTTAGGCCGCTCCTTTCCGGCTCGACGACGCCCGAGGCCCTTGAGGCCGTCTCCGTCCTCGATCCAGCCTGCGGCGCCGGGGTTTTCCTCCTTGAGGCCCTTAGGGTGCTGGAGGGAGAGGCCGTCCGGCGGTGCTCCGTTGGACCGAACCGTATTGAACGGCTCCCCTGGAGGCGTCGGGTGGCCGCCAATTGTCTCTCCGGCGTCGACATCGACCCGGCCGCCGTTCACTTAACCCGCCTCGTCCTTTGGCTCGCCTCCGGCGGTGGGGAGGAGACGGCAGCGGCGCTCCGCCGCTCGGCCCGCGTGGGCGATGCTCTGGTGGGCGCCTGGCGGTCCGACCTGGATTTAGCCGGCGGAGCCGAGGGGGGCCCCGACGCCCTGAGGCGGGCGATGGATGCCTGGTGCGATAAGTTCTTCGCTCCTGAGGCGAGGCCTCCTGCCATCCACTGGGAGCTGGAGTTCCCGGATCGATTTCCTCCCTGCGGGCGCGGCTCTGGGGGATGGCGCGCCGTCGTCGGGAACCCTCCGTACGTGGGCTCGCAGGCGTTAAGCGGCTTGGCACCGTATCTAAGGGCCCGATTTCCAGAGACTTACACCGGCTACAACGACCTCTCTGCCTTCTTCTTCCACCGGGGCCTGGAGCTACTCAGCCCCGGCGGGCGGCTCGGCTTCATCGCCCCGTCGTACTGGTTCCAGAACACTTATGGGGAGAAGCTACGCCGGTACGTCCTCGCCACGAGCCGAATCGAAGAGGTATTCGACTTCGGCCCGCTCCAGGTCTTCCCCGGCCGGGGCGTCCACACGGCGGCGGCGATTTTGTCCAAGGTTCAACAGGAGGAGGGGGAGGGGGTCGACGGCCACCTCGTCCGCTACCGGCGCCTTGAGGCCAAAGATTTGGCGGGCGTTAGCGACGGGTCCTACGAGCCGGATGTCCGCGTCCCACAGGCCTCGCTACAGCCCTCCCGGTGGGTCTTTGCCCCTGCTCAGGTCAAGACCATCCTTCGGAAGGCCCAGAGGGTGGGTCGCCCATTAACGGCTCTGTTCCACATTGAGAAAGGCCCCACAAGCGGGTGCAACGGCGTCTTTACCATGAACAAGAAAGAACTTGAAAAACATGGTATTGAACATGAATTGCTGAGACCTTGTCTTAAGAATGGAGATATACGTCGCTACGGCCCGTTAGCCCCCATGCGGTGGTTGCTGTACCTTGACGGCGCGGTCGAGGTTGAGCGCTACCCCGGGGCGGCGGCCTACCTGGAGGCCAACCGGTCGGCCCTCGCCTCCCGGAACGAGGCCCGTCGCGGACGTCACCCATGGTGGCGCATGGAGCGTCCCCGCAAACGAGCTCTTTTCGAGGCCCCCGCGAAGCTCGTGGTCCCCTACCGGGCCCCGGCGAATCGCTTCACCCTTGACGAGCTCGGCTGCTTTAACGACGGAGGCGACATCCGGGTCCTGGTTCCCAGAGTCGGGGTGGACCGCTCCACGCTGCTAGCAGCCCTGGCCATTGCCAACAGCGCCCTTGGGACCCTCGTCTACAAGTGTCTCGGAAAACCGAAAGGTGAGATGCTCGAATTTTTCGTAAAACCCCTGGCCTCAGCCCCATTTGGGCCGCCTCTCCTCCCATCCCAGGGTCCAAAGTCCTCGGCCCATTTGTCGGCCTGGCTGGACGAGGAAGGCCCTGGTGGGCTGGTCGAGAAGGTCCTTCGGCAAAGGGGCGGCGAGGCTCTTGTCACTCCCGCCCTTGCCCTGCTGGCCGACCGCATGCTCGCTCTCCATAGGGACGGGGGGGAGCCGGGAGTCATTGCTGAGGCCGACGAGGCGATCGACAGGATGGTGGCCCGGCTCTTCGGTCTTACCACCAATGAGGAAGCCCTGGCGGCAGCTGCTGCCAGAGAAACCAGGGAGCGAGGGGCCGAATAGGTTCAGAGGGGGGGGCTGCGATGAGGCCGGAGCCGAGCGGCTGGTTCAGGGCTCAAAGTCGGGCCTTTTCTGCTTAGTCGCTGCTCCCCCAGACCACGCTTTGGTGAATCCAGGCATTTTCGCCATCAGCGTCCTCTACGTGGTACCACTTACCCTTTTTATTTATAACCTTAAGGGCGTAGTTTTTGGGGAGGTTCCATATGGCTGGCTTGTCGGGCCCGGGCCCCGAACGGGCCAGGGCCTGTTTGACCTTGACGATGAGGGCTCCGCCTTCCTCGACCACACGACCACTGACCCACCCCATAGAGCCCTCGAAGTCCCTAGAAAAGTACCATGTCTCCTTCTTACCCCCAGGAAAGGCGGCCTCGTATTTACAAAGGGCCTCGAGAGGAAAATATTTTGGTAGGGGGGAATCAAAAATTTTGTCGAAGCTCTCCCCCGGCCCCCAGCGGACGTTGGCCGCGGTCTTCACCCGAAGGATTGTCCTGGAGGCTTTTCTCCGAAAACCTTTACTATCCCCAGGCGAGCTGCAAACAATTTTGGGGACCCCCTTGGCCTCCTTATTGGCAGCAAGCAGAGAGGCAGGAAAGAGAAGGGTGAAGGCGGTGAATAGGGCGACTGTGGCGAAAGTGGAGATGGCGTGTCGTAGCATAGGCACCTCTATATGATTCATGAGAAGGCTCCCGGTCTCAACTCCCCCCCGAAGTTAGATTGTATAGCATTGAAGCACCCTGTCTCAAGGGAATTTCGAGAAGGGTAATGGGTGATATCTTAACGCACATCGCATCGACGGGATAAAAAAGAAACCGAGCAGTACAAATTATCAATTATTCGTCTTTTGAGCTTAGGCCCAAGTGGGAAGCGACGATGTGGCGCACCTCTCGGAGACAGGCTTCCAGGCGGCCCTCGTCATTGGAGACGACGTAGTCGTAGAGGGGCTGAAGCTGGACGGAGGCCGCAGCGTTTCCGAGCCTCTCGGCTATCTGCTCCTCTGTGTGATTGCCTCGCGAGCGAAGCCGTCGCTCAAGGTCACCCAGGTCGGTGGAGATGAAGATGCCTACGGCGTC
This window harbors:
- a CDS encoding aminopeptidase; this translates as MSETDLAKAAHNVIRNSLRVRKGEQVVVVIEEDRIEIAKALIVPVMEQGAQITFLPIFNEWRDFHRQLEKPLELTISSQNTLKSADVIISIIEANVGEVGFRKNILQYAQSQPCRIAHMPGVTVEDFRDYLKFDFTTIWKKGELLKSLLVKHVGKVMHIKTDFGTDIKLKISDKIHISSGIIDSPHRFGNLPAGEVYFVPEKNSANGHVVIDLARPGRVLEGEDTVEFDVKDGLIEPISGQPYNAWPEFKEVLSRRGANVLAEVGIGLNEDIKSPTGRDLIDEKMAKTMHFGIGDNVIFGGWNESEVHLDLVFSKPTVRIDNEVIMSEGKIEGI
- a CDS encoding SH3 domain-containing protein, which translates into the protein MNHIEVPMLRHAISTFATVALFTAFTLLFPASLLAANKEAKGVPKIVCSSPGDSKGFRRKASRTILRVKTAANVRWGPGESFDKIFDSPLPKYFPLEALCKYEAAFPGGKKETWYFSRDFEGSMGWVSGRVVEEGGALIVKVKQALARSGPGPDKPAIWNLPKNYALKVINKKGKWYHVEDADGENAWIHQSVVWGSSD
- a CDS encoding N-6 DNA methylase, producing MPGRPFEKGAWERRVVGRAREAVSVLLRSNRGTVAGGDGLDAAVGAVLLAASVVLGERFLDGENSSSPLRDFLEDGLRKVEGARLRAILREAAGRHSILSEGLLGRGRKLFLHESLSQEASARLLSFLDAVVAEEAAHDEWAALRLLGTIYEASLGWEASEAGLARNTERVKALGAVYTPSGVAGLIVEATLRPLLSGSTTPEALEAVSVLDPACGAGVFLLEALRVLEGEAVRRCSVGPNRIERLPWRRRVAANCLSGVDIDPAAVHLTRLVLWLASGGGEETAAALRRSARVGDALVGAWRSDLDLAGGAEGGPDALRRAMDAWCDKFFAPEARPPAIHWELEFPDRFPPCGRGSGGWRAVVGNPPYVGSQALSGLAPYLRARFPETYTGYNDLSAFFFHRGLELLSPGGRLGFIAPSYWFQNTYGEKLRRYVLATSRIEEVFDFGPLQVFPGRGVHTAAAILSKVQQEEGEGVDGHLVRYRRLEAKDLAGVSDGSYEPDVRVPQASLQPSRWVFAPAQVKTILRKAQRVGRPLTALFHIEKGPTSGCNGVFTMNKKELEKHGIEHELLRPCLKNGDIRRYGPLAPMRWLLYLDGAVEVERYPGAAAYLEANRSALASRNEARRGRHPWWRMERPRKRALFEAPAKLVVPYRAPANRFTLDELGCFNDGGDIRVLVPRVGVDRSTLLAALAIANSALGTLVYKCLGKPKGEMLEFFVKPLASAPFGPPLLPSQGPKSSAHLSAWLDEEGPGGLVEKVLRQRGGEALVTPALALLADRMLALHRDGGEPGVIAEADEAIDRMVARLFGLTTNEEALAAAAARETRERGAE
- a CDS encoding 2,3-bisphosphoglycerate-independent phosphoglycerate mutase produces the protein MDLRILQELAEENDRKILLLVLDGLGGLAMGPGGPTELEAANTPNLDALAADSSLGLMDPVAPGITPGSGPGHLALFGYDPFTHLIGRGALSCAGVNFPMEPDDIGIRMNFATSDEAGAIIDRRAGRIETSRCAELCKKLEKAVAIEGVEVYVRPEKEHRAAVVLRGQGLSDAVTGTDPQSTGLPPLAAIPTDGSPEAARTAEALNELTRQAAEILADDHPANAIIMRGAARKPTLPQMQEVFKLNPVAIATYPMYKGLARLVGMDVIEGLERTEEVFEALGDALDRYNFFFCHVKPTDSRGEDGDFDAKVRVIEEVDALIPTIPLEAFAAVAVTGDHSTPSKLRTHSWHPVPALIWSPTCRADGLPNFTERACATGSLGRFRGVELMPQLLAHAERLKRYGA